The proteins below are encoded in one region of Paramisgurnus dabryanus chromosome 2, PD_genome_1.1, whole genome shotgun sequence:
- the LOC135743993 gene encoding butyrophilin subfamily 1 member A1-like isoform X1 — MSSGGDFCICTSVLCFMILKTILVDAAGDSFNLEVSPGPIVGQLGSAVTLPCWTSPPLNTEALEIRWYLPERFKVPVLLYRDGKVQETQEERYRNRSSLTQRSVQSNGLKDGDVSLRLEDLRIGDAGVFHCYVSGDKSYDSQAVTLNIMAVGSPLVLFPQPASNDTQLKVSCRSSGWFPKPSVLWKSDRTNLSTGGTSYRRATDGTFSVESWTLISSSDVQQVFCHLSLSSREERRGGIDIQAISPSSAGSPSEGPWKVLFILTLVILSLLGLGFIFYKYREKLPGKKTDKKKTDEETNTQMTPLVVCNDEVIKKLRKHADVITLDPKTAHPDLKITADLRAVRDSGHYPPKESGVFPYELCVCGDQTFNSGQHYWEVELKVKNVSTKDYWLIGLMKQGNSCSADKSALTPSNGFWFLCSDGPNGVHTSTDTSVTLSFSPKPQRLGVMLDYDKGQLSFYDITEYKHLLTMNTKFSGSVVPLFNPGVGDHSPLRILDLTEPAEASDPTVPLLDSQNTA, encoded by the exons GTGACTCATTCAATCTTGAGGTTTCTCCTGGTCCGATTGTGGGTCAGCTGGGATCTGCAGTCACTCTGCCCTGCTGGACCTCTCCTCCATTAAACACAGAAGCTCTGGAAATTCGCTGGTATCTGCCCGAACGATTCAAAGTTCCTGTTCTCCTCTATCGTGATGGAAAGGTTCAGGAGACCCAGGAGGAACGGTACAGGAACCGAAGCTCTCTGACCCAGCGGTCTGTTCAGTCTAATGGACTAAAGGATGGAGACGTCTCGCTGAGGTTGGAGGATCTCAGGATTGGTGATGCAGGTGTATTTCACTGTTATGTGAGTGGAGATAAATCATACGACAGTCAAGCTGTAACGCTCAACATCATGG CTGTAGGATCCCCACTGGTTCTGTTTCCACAGCCTGCGAGCAATGACACACAGTTGAAAGTCAGCTGCAGATCCAGCGGTTGGTTTCCAAAGCCGAGTGTCCTGTGGAAGTCGGACAGAACGAATCTCTCTACCGGAGGAACTTCTTATAGACGTGCGACAGATGGGACGTTCTCTGTCGAGAGCTGGACCCTCATCTCTTCATCTGACGTTCAACAGGTCTTCTGTCATCTGTCGCTCAGCAGCAGagaggagagaagaggaggAATTGACATACAGGCCATCAGCCCATCTTCAG CAGGTTCTCCTTCAGAAGGTCCATGGAAGGTGCTGTTCATCCTCACTTTAGTGATTTTATCTCTGTTGGGTCTTGGGTTCATCTTTTATAAATACAGAGAGAAACTACCAG GAAAGAAAACagataaaaagaaaacagatgAAGAAA CAAACACACAGATGACTCCACTCGTGG TTTGTAATGATGAAGTAATAAAGAAACTGAGAAAACACGCAG ATGTGATCACTCTTGACCCTAAGACTGCACATCCAGATCTGAAGATTACAGCAGATTTAAGAGCAGTGAGAGACTCTGGACATTATCCGCCTAAAGAGTCTGGAGTATTCCCATATGAACTGTGTGTATGTGGAGATCAAACATTCAACTCTGGACAACATTACTGGGAGGTTGAGTTAAAAGTAAAAAACGTCTCTACTAAAGATTATTGGCTGATTGGTTTGATGAAACAGGGGAATTCTTGTTCAGCAGATAAATCTGCTTTAACTCCATCAAATGGGTTCTGGTTCTTGTGTTCAGATGGGCCGAATGGCGTTCATACCAGCACTGATACATCCGTAACACTTTCATTTTCTCCAAAACCTCAGCGTCTGGGTGTAATGTTAGATTATGATAAAGGTCAGCTGTCATTTTATGACATCACTGAGTATAAACATCTACTTACTATGAACACCAAGTTCTCTGGATCAGTCGTTCCTCTCTTTAATCCAGGTGTAGGTGATCATAGTCCATTAAGAATTCTGGATCTTACAGAACCTGCAGAAGCATCTGATCCTACTGTTCCTTTACTGGATTCACAAAACACTGCATAA
- the LOC135743993 gene encoding butyrophilin subfamily 1 member A1-like isoform X3, whose product MSSGGDFCICTSVLCFMILKTILVDAAGDSFNLEVSPGPIVGQLGSAVTLPCWTSPPLNTEALEIRWYLPERFKVPVLLYRDGKVQETQEERYRNRSSLTQRSVQSNGLKDGDVSLRLEDLRIGDAGVFHCYVSGDKSYDSQAVTLNIMAVGSPLVLFPQPASNDTQLKVSCRSSGWFPKPSVLWKSDRTNLSTGGTSYRRATDGTFSVESWTLISSSDVQQVFCHLSLSSREERRGGIDIQAISPSSGSPSEGPWKVLFILTLVILSLLGLGFIFYKYREKLPGKKTDKKKTDEETNTQMTPLVVCNDEVIKKLRKHADVITLDPKTAHPDLKITADLRAVRDSGHYPPKESGVFPYELCVCGDQTFNSGQHYWEVELKVKNVSTKDYWLIGLMKQGNSCSADKSALTPSNGFWFLCSDGPNGVHTSTDTSVTLSFSPKPQRLGVMLDYDKGQLSFYDITEYKHLLTMNTKFSGSVVPLFNPGVGDHSPLRILDLTEPAEASDPTVPLLDSQNTA is encoded by the exons GTGACTCATTCAATCTTGAGGTTTCTCCTGGTCCGATTGTGGGTCAGCTGGGATCTGCAGTCACTCTGCCCTGCTGGACCTCTCCTCCATTAAACACAGAAGCTCTGGAAATTCGCTGGTATCTGCCCGAACGATTCAAAGTTCCTGTTCTCCTCTATCGTGATGGAAAGGTTCAGGAGACCCAGGAGGAACGGTACAGGAACCGAAGCTCTCTGACCCAGCGGTCTGTTCAGTCTAATGGACTAAAGGATGGAGACGTCTCGCTGAGGTTGGAGGATCTCAGGATTGGTGATGCAGGTGTATTTCACTGTTATGTGAGTGGAGATAAATCATACGACAGTCAAGCTGTAACGCTCAACATCATGG CTGTAGGATCCCCACTGGTTCTGTTTCCACAGCCTGCGAGCAATGACACACAGTTGAAAGTCAGCTGCAGATCCAGCGGTTGGTTTCCAAAGCCGAGTGTCCTGTGGAAGTCGGACAGAACGAATCTCTCTACCGGAGGAACTTCTTATAGACGTGCGACAGATGGGACGTTCTCTGTCGAGAGCTGGACCCTCATCTCTTCATCTGACGTTCAACAGGTCTTCTGTCATCTGTCGCTCAGCAGCAGagaggagagaagaggaggAATTGACATACAGGCCATCAGCCCATCTTCAG GTTCTCCTTCAGAAGGTCCATGGAAGGTGCTGTTCATCCTCACTTTAGTGATTTTATCTCTGTTGGGTCTTGGGTTCATCTTTTATAAATACAGAGAGAAACTACCAG GAAAGAAAACagataaaaagaaaacagatgAAGAAA CAAACACACAGATGACTCCACTCGTGG TTTGTAATGATGAAGTAATAAAGAAACTGAGAAAACACGCAG ATGTGATCACTCTTGACCCTAAGACTGCACATCCAGATCTGAAGATTACAGCAGATTTAAGAGCAGTGAGAGACTCTGGACATTATCCGCCTAAAGAGTCTGGAGTATTCCCATATGAACTGTGTGTATGTGGAGATCAAACATTCAACTCTGGACAACATTACTGGGAGGTTGAGTTAAAAGTAAAAAACGTCTCTACTAAAGATTATTGGCTGATTGGTTTGATGAAACAGGGGAATTCTTGTTCAGCAGATAAATCTGCTTTAACTCCATCAAATGGGTTCTGGTTCTTGTGTTCAGATGGGCCGAATGGCGTTCATACCAGCACTGATACATCCGTAACACTTTCATTTTCTCCAAAACCTCAGCGTCTGGGTGTAATGTTAGATTATGATAAAGGTCAGCTGTCATTTTATGACATCACTGAGTATAAACATCTACTTACTATGAACACCAAGTTCTCTGGATCAGTCGTTCCTCTCTTTAATCCAGGTGTAGGTGATCATAGTCCATTAAGAATTCTGGATCTTACAGAACCTGCAGAAGCATCTGATCCTACTGTTCCTTTACTGGATTCACAAAACACTGCATAA